A region of Eschrichtius robustus isolate mEscRob2 chromosome 19, mEscRob2.pri, whole genome shotgun sequence DNA encodes the following proteins:
- the PVR gene encoding poliovirus receptor produces the protein MAGATPLAWPPLLLSLLLLFWASSGAGIKTIGVLAPAQVRGFLGDTTELPCKLQPLEHNVTVTQVTWTRQKLAEAARSVAVFHPTQGPSFPEPGRLEFVAARPGEELRDASLAVRGLRAEDEGNYTCQFATFPNGDRSARTWLRVLAQPQNKAETQEIPLSQLSLEPVPVAHCISRGGRPPARISWSPPLGKMANTSQEPGPLPGTVTVISLLTLMPSSHVDGKNVTCRVEHESFEEPVALPMTLTVPYPPEVSISGYDGNWYIGRSEASLNCDVRSKPEPTGYNWNTTMGPLPPSAVAQGARLLIHTVDESINTTFICLVTNALGTGQAEVTVLVTGLPREPSHSGLSSMIIVTLTFTIMLAGLLLGLPIYFWKSRNSCWNKHSSSANGNVIYSAVGCNASSPRGSTDRGHQVTASGMNRVVTGAGEEAGLVAAGQPPHLNG, from the exons ATGGCCGGAGCCACTCCCTTAGCTTGGCCGCCGCTGCTGCTGTCCCTGCTGTTGCTGTTCTGGGCGTCCTCGGGAGCCG GGATCAAGACAATCGGAGTGCTGGCCCCAGCCCAGGTGCGCGGCTTTCTGGGCGACACCACGGAGCTGCCGTGCAAACTGCAGCCGCTGGAGCACAATGTGACGGTGACGCAGGTGACCTGGACTCGGCAGAAGCTGGCGGAGGCCGCCCGCAGCGTGGCGGTCTTccaccccacccagggccccagctTCCCGGAGCCCGGCCGGTTGGAGTTCGTGGCCGCTAGGCCAGGCGAGGAGCTGCGAGACGCATCGCTGGCCGTGCGGGGGTTGCGCGCCGAAGATGAAGGCAATTACACCTGCCAGTTCGCCACGTTCCCCAACGGCGACAGGAGCGCCCGAACCTGGCTCCGGGTGCTCG cccagccccagaacAAGGCTGAGACCCAGGAGATCCCGCTCAGCCAGCTcagcctggagcctgtgcccgtGGCCCACTGCATCTCCAGGGGGGGTCGCCCGCCCGCCCGCATCTCCTGGTCCCCGCCCCTGGGCAAGATGGCGAATACAAGCCAGGAGCCAGGGCCCCTGCCCGGCACTGTCACCGTCATCAGTCTCTTAACCTTGATGCCCTCCAGCCATGTGGATGGCAAGAATGTCACTTGCAGAGTGGAGCACGAGAGCTTCGAGGAGCCGGTGGCACTGCCCATGACCCTCACCGTGCCCT ACCCCCCCGAGGTCTCCATATCCGGCTATGACGGCAACTGGTACATCGGCCGTAGTGAGGCCTCCCTGAACTGTGACGTCCGCAGCAAACCGGAGCCCACAGGTTATAACTGGAACAC GACCATGGGACCCCTGCCACCCTCTGCTGTGGCCCAGGGCGCCCGGCTCCTGATCCATACCGTGGACGAGTCCATCAACACGACGTTCATCTGCCTTGTCACCAACGCCCTAGGGACTGGCCAGGCAGAAGTGACCGTCCTGGTCACAG GACTTCCCAGAGAGCCGTCACATTCGGGCTTGTCCTCTATGATCATTGTCACCCTGACTTTCACTATCATGCTGGCTGGTCTACTCCTGGGGCTCCCGATTTATTTCTGGAAATCCAGAAACTCCT GTTGGAACAAGCACAGTTCGTCTGCTAATGGG AATGTCATCTATTCAGCTGTTGGCTGTAATGCCAGCTCTCCCCGGGGTTCCACCGACAGAGGGCACCAGGTGACAGCATCGGGAATGAACAGAGTCGTCACTGGGGCTGGTGAGGAAGCGGGCCTCGTCGCAGCTGGACAGCCACCCCACCTCAATGGATGA